A window of Cellulomonas fimi contains these coding sequences:
- a CDS encoding DsbA family oxidoreductase, which yields MTTLPTLDHVDGSVVGPRALHVEVWSDIACPWCFIGKRRFASALAEFPHREHVRVTWRSYELSPDTPTGPGRPEVDALVEHKGLPADRVREMFAHVTAVAAGEGLAYDFDRALAFNTFDAHRLVHVAAEVGGAPLADALVETLFSAHFEHGRDLGDPATLVELAGAAGFGAAGLSDDAVREVLDGDRAADAVRADEAQARLLGVTGVPFFVVDRRIAVSGAQPAAVFTQLLEAAWREANPLTVLGDADAAACTDDSCAI from the coding sequence GTGACCACCCTCCCCACCCTCGACCACGTCGACGGGTCCGTCGTCGGCCCGCGCGCGCTCCACGTCGAGGTCTGGTCCGACATCGCGTGCCCGTGGTGCTTCATCGGCAAGCGCCGGTTCGCGTCCGCCCTGGCCGAGTTCCCGCACCGCGAGCACGTGCGCGTCACCTGGCGCTCCTACGAGCTCTCCCCCGACACGCCGACCGGCCCGGGACGTCCCGAGGTCGACGCGCTCGTCGAGCACAAGGGCCTCCCGGCCGACCGCGTGCGCGAGATGTTCGCGCACGTCACGGCCGTCGCCGCGGGTGAGGGTCTCGCGTACGACTTCGACCGCGCGCTCGCGTTCAACACGTTCGACGCCCACCGGCTCGTGCACGTCGCGGCCGAGGTCGGCGGTGCACCGCTCGCGGACGCGCTCGTCGAGACGCTGTTCTCGGCGCACTTCGAGCACGGGCGCGACCTCGGCGACCCGGCGACGCTCGTCGAGCTCGCGGGCGCGGCAGGGTTCGGCGCGGCGGGGCTCTCCGACGACGCCGTCCGCGAGGTGCTCGACGGCGACCGCGCCGCCGACGCGGTGCGTGCCGACGAGGCGCAGGCCCGCCTGCTCGGCGTCACGGGCGTGCCGTTCTTCGTCGTCGACCGCCGCATCGCCGTGTCCGGTGCCCAGCCCGCCGCCGTGTTCACGCAGCTGCTCGAGGCCGCCTGGCGTGAGGCGAACCCGCTGACGGTGCTGGGCGACGCCGACGCGGCGGCCTGCACGGACGACTCCTGCGCGATCTGA
- a CDS encoding quinone oxidoreductase family protein: MRAILATAAGGPDVLELRDVPDPEPARDQVLVRVAAAGVNFIDTYRRSGVYRVPYPHVVGAEGSGEVVAVGADVTLVAPGDRVAWAASPGAYAELALVAERDVLVVPDGVDDQVAAALPLQGMTAHYLVTSSFPVAPGHDVLVHAAAGGVGLLLTQLAAQRGARVIATVGTAEKEALAREAGAADVIRYRELGDLTAELPALVRDLTGGRGVHAVYDSVGKDTFDASLASLARRGTLVLFGASSGPVPPFDPQRLNSGGSLFLTRPTLGDHTATRDELEWRARELFDAVRAGTLDVRVGATFPLADAADAHRALESRATTGKVLILP; encoded by the coding sequence GTGCGCGCCATCCTCGCCACCGCCGCCGGCGGTCCCGACGTCCTCGAGCTCCGCGACGTGCCCGACCCGGAGCCGGCACGCGACCAGGTGCTGGTCCGCGTCGCCGCGGCGGGCGTCAACTTCATCGACACCTACCGCCGCAGCGGTGTCTACCGGGTGCCGTACCCGCACGTGGTCGGCGCCGAGGGGTCCGGCGAGGTCGTCGCCGTCGGTGCCGACGTCACACTCGTCGCCCCCGGTGACCGCGTCGCGTGGGCCGCCTCCCCCGGCGCGTACGCCGAGCTCGCGCTCGTCGCCGAACGGGACGTGCTGGTCGTGCCCGACGGCGTCGACGACCAGGTCGCCGCCGCGCTCCCCTTGCAGGGCATGACCGCGCACTACCTCGTGACGTCGTCGTTCCCCGTCGCGCCCGGCCACGACGTGCTCGTGCACGCCGCTGCCGGCGGCGTCGGGCTCCTGCTCACACAGCTCGCCGCCCAGCGCGGCGCACGGGTGATCGCGACCGTCGGCACCGCCGAGAAGGAGGCACTCGCGCGCGAGGCCGGTGCCGCCGACGTCATCCGCTACCGCGAGCTCGGCGACCTCACGGCCGAGCTGCCCGCGCTCGTGCGCGACCTCACCGGCGGGCGCGGCGTGCACGCCGTCTACGACTCGGTCGGCAAGGACACCTTCGACGCGTCGCTCGCGTCGCTCGCCCGGCGCGGCACCCTCGTCCTGTTCGGCGCGTCGTCAGGGCCGGTGCCACCGTTCGACCCGCAGCGCCTCAACTCCGGCGGCTCGCTCTTCCTCACCCGCCCGACGCTCGGCGACCACACCGCCACGCGCGACGAGCTCGAGTGGCGCGCCCGCGAGCTGTTCGACGCCGTCCGGGCGGGCACGCTCGACGTGCGCGTCGGCGCCACGTTCCCCCTGGCCGACGCGGCCGACGCCCACCGCGCGCTCGAGTCGCGCGCCACCACCGGAAAGGTCCTGATCCTCCCGTGA
- a CDS encoding TrpB-like pyridoxal phosphate-dependent enzyme — MTTTPDDVRPAPRTDPLGITVPSTVPTHWYNLAADLPEPCPPALHPGTREPLTPDDLAPLFPMALIAQEVTTERWVEIPQTVRELYALWRPSPLVRAVRLERALGTPARIYYKYEGVSPVGSHKPNTAVAQAYYNAVEGIRKLTTETGAGQWGASLSMACALLGLECEVWQVRASYDAKPYRRMQMETYGGVCHPSPSNLTEAGRAMLAADPDTTGSLGMAISEAVEAAATNPAAHYALGSVLNHVLLHQSVIGQEALAQLDEIGETADVVFGCAGGGSNLGGLAFPFLGRNLRDGATTRVVACEPAACPSMTQGEYRYDFGDVAGLTPLLKMHTLGKDFVPPPIHAGGLRYHGMAPMVSHAYELGLLSAIAVEQEDAFAAGVEFARAEGIIPAPESTHAVAGAIAHARAATEAETIVIGLSGNGILDLPAYHQYL, encoded by the coding sequence ATGACCACCACGCCCGACGACGTGCGCCCCGCCCCCCGGACCGACCCGCTCGGGATCACCGTCCCCTCGACGGTCCCGACCCACTGGTACAACCTCGCGGCCGACCTGCCCGAGCCGTGCCCGCCCGCGCTGCACCCCGGCACGCGCGAGCCGCTCACGCCCGACGACCTCGCGCCGCTGTTCCCGATGGCGCTCATCGCGCAGGAGGTCACGACCGAGCGCTGGGTCGAGATCCCGCAGACCGTCCGCGAGCTGTACGCGCTGTGGCGGCCGTCGCCGCTGGTCCGGGCCGTCCGGCTGGAGCGTGCGCTGGGGACGCCCGCGCGGATCTACTACAAGTACGAGGGCGTGAGCCCGGTCGGGTCGCACAAGCCGAACACGGCCGTCGCGCAGGCGTACTACAACGCCGTCGAGGGGATCAGGAAGCTCACGACCGAGACCGGGGCCGGCCAGTGGGGCGCGTCGCTGTCGATGGCGTGCGCGCTGCTCGGGCTCGAGTGCGAGGTCTGGCAGGTGCGCGCGTCCTACGACGCCAAGCCGTACCGCCGCATGCAGATGGAGACGTACGGCGGCGTGTGCCACCCGTCCCCGTCCAACCTCACCGAGGCCGGTCGTGCGATGCTCGCCGCCGACCCCGACACCACCGGGTCGCTCGGCATGGCGATCAGCGAGGCCGTCGAGGCCGCCGCCACGAACCCGGCGGCGCACTACGCGCTCGGGTCGGTGCTGAACCACGTGCTGCTGCACCAGTCCGTGATCGGTCAGGAGGCCCTCGCCCAGCTCGACGAGATCGGCGAGACCGCCGACGTCGTGTTCGGCTGCGCGGGCGGCGGGTCGAACCTCGGCGGCCTCGCGTTCCCGTTCCTCGGCCGCAACCTGCGCGACGGCGCCACGACGCGCGTCGTCGCGTGCGAGCCCGCCGCGTGCCCGTCGATGACGCAGGGCGAGTACCGGTACGACTTCGGCGACGTCGCCGGGCTCACGCCGCTGCTCAAGATGCACACGCTCGGGAAGGACTTCGTGCCGCCGCCCATCCACGCCGGCGGCCTGCGCTACCACGGCATGGCGCCCATGGTGTCGCACGCCTACGAGCTCGGGCTGCTGTCCGCGATCGCCGTCGAGCAGGAGGACGCGTTCGCCGCGGGCGTCGAGTTCGCGCGCGCCGAGGGGATCATCCCCGCACCCGAGTCGACGCACGCCGTGGCCGGCGCGATCGCGCACGCGCGCGCCGCGACCGAGGCGGAGACGATCGTCATCGGTCTGTCGGGCAACGGCATCCTCGACCTGCCCGCGTACCACCAGTACCTCTGA
- the thiE gene encoding thiamine phosphate synthase translates to MTRALPPGPYLVVDADTCAAAARRPADVARVAVAAGVRVLQVRAKRAPVRDLVAFTVDVTRAVDGTGALVIVDDRVDVALAARGRGCAVAGVHVGQGDLDVADVRRLLGDDAVVGVSAATAEHLARVDADVADYVGVGPVRGTATKPDAGPPLGLDGLRVAADLSPLPVVAIGGLGVADVAEVRAAGAHGIAVVSAVCAAPDPARASAALVAAWTGAGRATAAAVGTAAATDVTASAATASGAAARVTR, encoded by the coding sequence GTGACGCGCGCCCTGCCGCCCGGGCCGTACCTCGTGGTCGACGCGGACACGTGCGCCGCGGCGGCGCGCCGCCCCGCCGACGTGGCGCGTGTCGCCGTCGCGGCCGGGGTGCGCGTGCTGCAGGTCCGCGCCAAGCGTGCCCCGGTCCGCGACCTCGTCGCCTTCACGGTCGACGTGACCCGAGCCGTCGACGGCACCGGCGCGCTGGTGATCGTCGACGACCGCGTCGACGTGGCGCTCGCGGCCCGTGGGCGCGGCTGCGCGGTCGCCGGCGTCCACGTCGGCCAGGGCGACCTCGATGTCGCCGACGTGCGACGGCTGCTCGGTGACGACGCCGTCGTGGGGGTGTCCGCCGCGACCGCGGAGCACCTCGCGCGCGTCGACGCGGACGTCGCCGACTACGTCGGCGTCGGACCGGTCCGGGGGACCGCGACCAAGCCCGACGCCGGACCGCCGCTCGGGCTCGACGGCCTGCGCGTCGCGGCGGACCTCAGCCCGCTGCCGGTCGTCGCGATCGGCGGCCTCGGCGTCGCCGACGTGGCCGAGGTGCGCGCCGCGGGGGCGCACGGCATCGCCGTCGTGTCCGCGGTCTGCGCGGCCCCGGACCCCGCGCGCGCGTCCGCGGCCCTGGTCGCGGCGTGGACGGGTGCGGGGCGCGCGACGGCCGCGGCGGTGGGGACCGCGGCGGCGACGGACGTCACGGCGTCGGCAGCGACCGCGTCGGGCGCGGCGGCGAGGGTGACCCGGTGA
- the thiD gene encoding bifunctional hydroxymethylpyrimidine kinase/phosphomethylpyrimidine kinase: MTAAARPRVLSVAGTDPTGGAGVQADLKSFAAHGAYGMAVVTALVAQNTRGVRDVLVPDVGFLRAQLDAVSDDVTVDAVKVGMLATAAVADTVHDWLALHRPPFVVLDPVMVASSGDRLLDDDAVAAVRRLLGVADVVTPNLPELAVLAGEPVAGTWADAVQQASRLARATGVAVLVKGGHLPGVESPDALVDRERVVELPGARVVTTSTHGTGCSLSAALAALRPRRPDWVSAARDAKRWLGGAIAAGEALRVGSGHGPVDHFHHAPSLGLPVFTDEVGDTLAAACAQSLAQPLVRGLADGSLPADAFVEQLHQDAIYLTAYSRVLARASSLAPSGEAQEFFARGAHSSLAVERSLHETYLARAAVRPSSPPSAVTRAYVDHLAAVAAHGSYAEVVAAVLPCYWVYAEVGVALLATADAVPGHPYRDWVATYGSAPFTDHAAHACRLADAAAQHADPATRERMVAAFDASCRHEVAFFGQVTVAVTGKQRPVVLAVP, from the coding sequence GTGACCGCGGCTGCACGCCCGCGGGTCCTCTCGGTCGCCGGCACGGACCCGACCGGAGGAGCCGGCGTCCAGGCCGACCTCAAGTCGTTCGCCGCGCACGGCGCGTACGGCATGGCGGTCGTCACCGCGCTGGTCGCCCAGAACACCCGGGGCGTCCGCGACGTGCTCGTGCCGGACGTCGGGTTCCTGCGCGCGCAGCTCGACGCCGTGTCGGACGACGTCACGGTCGACGCGGTGAAGGTCGGCATGCTCGCGACGGCGGCGGTGGCCGACACGGTGCACGACTGGCTCGCGCTGCACCGGCCACCGTTCGTCGTGCTCGACCCGGTGATGGTCGCGTCGAGCGGCGACCGCCTGCTGGACGACGACGCCGTCGCCGCGGTCCGCCGCCTGCTCGGGGTCGCCGACGTCGTCACGCCCAACCTGCCGGAGCTGGCCGTGCTCGCCGGTGAGCCGGTCGCGGGCACGTGGGCGGACGCGGTGCAGCAGGCATCGAGGCTCGCGCGCGCGACGGGTGTCGCGGTGCTGGTCAAGGGCGGCCACCTCCCCGGCGTGGAGAGCCCGGACGCGCTCGTGGACCGCGAGCGGGTCGTCGAGCTGCCGGGCGCACGCGTCGTGACGACGAGCACGCACGGCACCGGCTGCTCGCTGTCGGCGGCGCTCGCGGCGCTGCGTCCCCGGAGGCCGGACTGGGTCTCGGCGGCGCGCGACGCGAAGCGCTGGCTCGGCGGTGCGATCGCGGCGGGGGAGGCGCTGCGCGTCGGCTCCGGCCACGGTCCCGTCGACCACTTCCACCACGCACCGTCGCTCGGGCTGCCCGTGTTCACCGACGAGGTCGGCGACACGCTCGCCGCCGCGTGCGCGCAGTCGCTCGCGCAGCCGCTCGTCCGCGGTCTGGCCGACGGCAGCCTGCCCGCCGACGCGTTCGTCGAGCAGCTCCACCAGGACGCGATCTACCTGACGGCGTACTCGCGCGTCCTCGCGCGCGCGTCGTCGTTGGCGCCGTCGGGCGAGGCGCAGGAGTTCTTCGCGCGCGGTGCGCACTCGTCGCTCGCGGTCGAGCGGAGCCTGCACGAGACGTACCTCGCGCGGGCGGCGGTCCGGCCGTCGTCGCCGCCGTCGGCGGTCACGCGCGCGTACGTCGACCACCTCGCCGCCGTCGCGGCGCACGGCTCGTACGCGGAGGTCGTCGCCGCGGTGCTGCCCTGCTACTGGGTGTACGCGGAGGTCGGCGTCGCACTGCTCGCGACAGCGGACGCCGTCCCCGGTCACCCGTACCGCGACTGGGTCGCGACGTACGGCAGCGCACCGTTCACCGACCACGCCGCGCACGCGTGCCGGCTCGCCGACGCCGCCGCGCAGCACGCCGACCCGGCGACCCGGGAGCGCATGGTCGCCGCCTTCGACGCGTCGTGCCGGCACGAGGTCGCGTTCTTCGGCCAGGTCACCGTCGCCGTGACGGGAAAGCAGCGGCCGGTCGTCCTCGCGGTGCCGTGA